The sequence below is a genomic window from Cicer arietinum cultivar CDC Frontier isolate Library 1 chromosome 6, Cicar.CDCFrontier_v2.0, whole genome shotgun sequence.
tggaTGGTAAGGTATGCCAAAACTTATATAATTTAGACATTCCTAGATAGATAATCTAGCAGTagatatgtatttatatatttgaagtagcataatatatatttaaataaagtgGTGCAATgaaatactaaattattttgaatttgtttgaaagtttgtatACTGGATTGATCTACTTCATGagaatttttaattcattgttGGACtgataaaaatcatttatagaaaaaaagttATCATAAGGTGTAAACATTTCTAGACTTACACTTGGATCCTAGCTCTCTTTTGCTCCCTCCCTCCCTATGTGTGCATGTGTGTTACATAAGCTAGCCCCTTAGAAGAAATATTAACTTCTTCTCTtgctttctaattttttttgtcaaaaaactAAGCTTTCTTTATTACTTTTCTATCTCTCTGtatatcaaaaagttattttgaatttcagGTTAGTCATCATCCCCCAATGAGTGCTGGGCATGCTGAGAATGAACATTTTACTTATGATGTAACTTCAAAGTTAAAAACTAAGTTTTTGGGAAATTCTGTTGATGTGTACCCTGTTGGAAGGTGATTAATATATTGCATTTGTTTAGTAGATGtcctatttttaaatattgtttttctcCTATAATGTTTTTGTGTTCTTCCAAGTTTGCACTCTTATTGCTGCTTTCACCTGTCACACCCTAATTGAAAGAGTTTCTACCACATCTCTAATCTATTCTCCTAAGAAGTTAGAAGTGTTTTCAAGCAGAGGAGAGAGACATATAGCAATCTTTGATAAATACTTATACATGGCTTGTTTGTTTCAATCTAATTTAATGCTTTCTTAAGATTTCCATACAAGGTCGCAAAATGCCATTGTAGGTTTTATGCTCTTGAAGTGCTTTTTTATGATATTCAATCCTGTAGTTATTCAtggttatattatatatatggtCAATTGATTTAACCTTTTATGTTCTCATCTGAATTAttggttttgttgttgtttccttttctttttataagCTTCTTGTTGTTTCCTATTTTAAgagtaattatatttttgtgggTTATTGTTTGCAGAACGCGTGTGACCCTTAAGAGGCATGGTGTAGTCTTAGATTTGGTGCCACCTCCTACAAAGGTTAATAACCTGATATTTGGCCGGACTTGGATTGATTCACCTGGGGAAATGATAATGACAAATTTGACAACTGGAGACAAAGCTGTACTTTACTTTCAACAGTGTGGATGGTTTGGGTCAGTAACATTTCCAGTTCTATATCTTTGTTAGTTAAAGGTTTTTGCAcacaaattaagaaattaattgATGCATATTTGTGCCATAATAAccttaattttatcattaattgtttaagaaatcttttatttttcaatgcGAAGAACATAAATACTCTAAGGAGGGTATATTTGGAAAACAAATGTCAATTATATCTTGAATTTCTAAAAGACCCATTGTtttgaaacaaaagaaaatgcTAAAAGTACCTAAGATTTGGAATGGAGGGAGTAGGATTTAGATTTCAACCTTTGAGCAAtttgttattgttttaatttgactTGATGTGTATTGAACCTGACTATTTGATTGACCTCTACCTGTAACTTACTAATTGTTGCACACTAAAACTGACTATTTAATTTGACTTGATGTGTATTGAACCTGACTATTTGTTTCCCTTCATGTATAGTGTCTATGTTTTAATTCATCTCTTCCCATTAGCTGTTGAGGTATCTTACTAACATCAGTATATACAGCCTGTATTTAAGCTCTACCTGTTTCCTGATCTTCTGTAGTGCTGGTCGCTATGAAGTGGATGGCTATATTTATAATTCTGCTGAAGAgcctaaaattttaatgactGGGAAGTGGAATCAGTCAATGAACTATCAACCTTGTGATTTAGAAGGAGAGCCTCTTCCAAACACCGAATTGAAAGAGGTGACATTTTTTCTGTTAATCTTCAAATTCACCTTGAGAGTTATATTCAAACAAAGTTCACGGTAACTTTGCTTCAAACACTAAGCATCTTGCATTCTTTCGGTCACTATTTGATGGCAAAATCATTGTGTATGTCATGCTTGGTAGGTTAGACTTGTAGAGAATTATGTTTATGGCCACTACCTCTTTCCAGTTATGGAATTTTCACTTGACAATAATGCATGGGGACCCATATGAATATCCTCCATCCATCAGCCCTTTGGTCCCTGCCTAGCCAGTAGCCACCAAGACCTTCACAAGTTGAAAAAAAcaaactttctcttttcttcttaGCAAGCATGGGAGTGGTGACATTTTTCTTACAATTTTTTAAGCTATTTCTacttaattagtttatttttattcttgtaTAGCAAACAATGTTTTCCAGGTAATCTACTATTTTGTTGCTCTTATCATCTTAAGTAAACTGAATTTCTGCTTGTGATTTTGAACTTGTCTTTGAAACAATCATTTAAAGAAACTTCATGTGATGTGATGGAAGAAGACAAGGATGTGATTAGGTGTCTTTTGGCCATATCTCACTCACATGCACAAACTCTTTTAAGTTATAATCCAAATTTAGTGttctttgaaaatatttgatttgaagttatagCCATTGCAGTCAAGAATCTGACATGCAACTCTGATAAACAAAGTAACTTCTGTTAGGATATAGAATAAAGGGAAATTAGAGTAGTTGAAGTAGGTTAGGGTTGTTGGATTAGTTAGTTAGGTTAGTTATTTTCTGTTTATTAGTTGTTGTTTCTGTTTTAGGGTAGTTGCTATTAATCCTTTTCCCTATCCTTGTGTATAGGAAGTCTATAAATATAGACTTCCATTCCTTTGTAAAGGATCTTttgcaaaattaaaaattgagtgGTGTAAATAATTGTAGGAGCGTATCCGCTCTTGTGTATCTTTTTATTTGGAGAGATTCTCTCCTATTAATTCTTatcttttttctaaatattagtgTTCTTCCTCAAAATCCTTGGAATCCAATTATTGGGCTCCTAACAACCTCACTCTTATATTTGCTGATATATTGACTGGTAACGGCATTAATACCTTAAAGCTCCTTATCACTGTCATTGGCATTTCATCAGTGATTTTATTATGCAGGTTTGGCATGTTGCTGATGTTCCACCAAATGATAAATTCCAGTATACACATTTTGCTCATAAACTAAACAGCTTTGACACAGCCCCTAAAAAGTTGTTGGCATCAGACTCTCGACTACGCCCAGATAGATATGCACTTGAGATGGGTGATCTGTCAAAATCTGGAACAGAAAAGAGCAGGTTCATTACCATTTCTTTTGCTCCCTTTCTATCACcttgtacccaaaaaaatatatagttgaGCATTGTTTAAGCaatgtttatataaaatttcgTAACAGTTTAACATGTTCAATGTTGCATTCTATAATAATTCTGTTCATTGAAATAACTTGGCTGAGGTGGGTTCTAGTTTTAGATTGGTAGGGGTTTTGTTAGAACCTGTATGTCAGAAGATGATCCTAGGTTGACTCAGTAGAGGGAGAAGCCTAGAGTGTGGAAGGTTAAATTCAAGAAAGCAGAAAGGTGCGATTGGACATGTTAGCATTCTGTTAGGTGAGAGGGAAATACTTGTGTGTGAGAGTAGTTGTAAGAGGGAGGAAAGAGAGGAGTGGGAGAACTCCCTAAGTTGGATTGTGTCCCTGACAGTGTAGCTGTTACTTTTGAATCTGATTGAAGCATACCATTCTATTTCATTCTGACTTGGGTTTCTGTTTTCTCTCTATTTCGCTATCCAAGCAGGTTCGGTTTTGGGTGATCAAATTGGTATAGAGTTCTCTTACATTCTGTATTGATCCCTTTTCCCCCCTTCTCTCTCAATCCCTTGACATTGGCATGAATCTCTACTTGAGAATCTGTTAGGCCTCTGCCACTGTCATCACCACCCCCCTTAAATATAGAAAATGAGTTTATGTATCACCAGAGAGATACTGTGAGATTGCTCCccgatatatttatttatcttttgttttttcttttcagtTTGGAGGAGAGGCAGCGTGCTGAAAAGAGAGCCCGGGAGGAAAAAGGGCATAAATTCACACCAAGATGGTTTGACTTAACCGAAGAAGTTACACCGACACCTTGGGGTGAGTTGGAAATCTACCAATATAATGGCAAATACGACGAACATCGGGCTGCTGCAGATAATTCCAACAGCATTGATGCTGATGTTAAATCAATTGAATTCAATCCATGGCAGTATGCTGACTTGGCCACGGAATGAAGTAGTTTCAATGTACTTTTGTTTTTGGATGCaagaaatcaaattttttatcttGTGTTGTTGGCTTGTGTACATTGTATCTGCAATTCTCTTTCTGcctatattttagtatttgatTGCCATATGGAATATTTTGCATTGCCAGTGTCTGTACTGGTTACCATGAAATTGTATATATCCTATGCTGTTTTTAACAAGTCAAACATTATTTACGTGTTTTTGAAtcatatattttgattttcctagtgttttattttatgtgttacAACATGCCAAATTTTGGAAAATTCTCCCACAATTTGCTTGATGCAAAAGGGAGAGTAATCAAATGACCCATTGTGTAGCTAGATGACCCATTGAAAAAGATGGTTGTGTTTGGGTAAAAAAGAGGTTTCTCCTATGGTGTTACATTCCTTAATTTCTTTGTCCATGACCTATCTTTTGGTTGTTtgagtatatataaatatttttgtaaaaaaaattcagcGACGTAGGTCACTGCAAATTCTAAGGTGGATTATTTTAACAGTAATTATcaatagattaacatttagaagAGATGAAAAATTCTAcataattaactcacataaTATCTTGAATTCAAAATTTGAGGCAAGATGTTCAATCTAACAATGTCAACATTTGTCAATTAAGTTAGAGTTTAAGGTCGtcgaaaattattcaaaattttcactTATGTAGGAGTAGGAGTTCACAACCTTGgatgacaaatttttttattgattaagttttattttaaaaaagttaaaattatagAGTACTTCAacatgttttatatatttttttttaattctcgtTCAATTGACACCTATAAAATCAACTTCTAACCATGAGATCAATGATGATAACAAATTTctacttattttaaatttattgtgtATAGAATCAGCGTAAGACTTATTTAAGTTTACAACAAACATCATATTACAACAACTATCATACTTAacaatttaagatattttaagaACTAtgactactttttttttttttttgaaaactaacttaataaagtaaaattattgtGTGATTTGATCCTATGTGTGTAGAAAAGTTTTAAGTGCACAACGTTTAATCTCGAAATTTTAATACTAAACGTGTCGTAATTGTGTATCAAAGTTAATTATTATGTAATGTAAATTAATACAtagttttttaaagaaaatttaatatataatcacTCTTTCAAAGATAAACATCGAATCAcaacaatttaatttatgtgaaaTGGGACATTGACATTTAATAAGATTCAAGTATTTgatagtaatttaaaaaaaaaagttacaatataaaatatttaattaaactcTTAATTTATGACatcatattttatgttttttttaataaaaagaatgatTTATCCTTTAGatcaagaaaaaatgaaaacttgGAGGAAATACATTTGCAGCTGCATTTGAGTGAGGGTGAAGAAAAACCAGTCCAGTCCGTGAACAACAAAGTTGAAGACAGGTCACAAGTTTCCGTGATCTGTCATCGTTTCAATGACTCTTGTTTTTTTGTTACTAATTAATGTTTTCACCACCAACAAGATTAGATAACATAAgcatagaaagaaagaaagaaagaatatcCCACTCCCACTTCTCTTTCTCAAAGCTTCCTCCCTCTCTTATCTTTTACTTCTTCAatcaatcattattatttattataattttcattatcTTTCTACATTAAACCTCTTTTCTTTCTGCTTCTTCATACTATGCACTTCCTctaatattctatttttaaattttattttattttatattatcccCAATCTAAATAATTGATTCCTTCAAATGGATCCTCGTTTCAATTCCAATTACACCAACGGTTTTACCTTAGATGTAGAGAATCAGACCTTTGAATTTATGGATAACCCTTTTCTTCTTCCACTTAATTCAAACAATACTCAAAACCCTACTTcaactactactactactactactgaAGAGGATTCTCCTTTAGATGAAACTGATTTCTCTACTACTGTTCTTCGTTACATAAACCAAATGCTTATGGAAGAAAACATGGAGAAGAAACCATGTATGTTTCATGATTCTTTGGCTCTA
It includes:
- the LOC101496992 gene encoding oxysterol-binding protein-related protein 3C-like, translating into MGTPQKENESKGFFSAMSSRFSVFSNAMHRSVNGLLGYEGVEVINPEGGKDDVEDEVQRGRWKPEERDSYWKMMQNYVGADVTSLVTLPVIIFEPMTMIQKMAELMEYSYLLDKADESEDPYMQLVYASSWAISVYFAYQRTWKPFNPILGETYELTNHGGITFLAEQVSHHPPMSAGHAENEHFTYDVTSKLKTKFLGNSVDVYPVGRTRVTLKRHGVVLDLVPPPTKVNNLIFGRTWIDSPGEMIMTNLTTGDKAVLYFQQCGWFGAGRYEVDGYIYNSAEEPKILMTGKWNQSMNYQPCDLEGEPLPNTELKEVWHVADVPPNDKFQYTHFAHKLNSFDTAPKKLLASDSRLRPDRYALEMGDLSKSGTEKSSLEERQRAEKRAREEKGHKFTPRWFDLTEEVTPTPWGELEIYQYNGKYDEHRAAADNSNSIDADVKSIEFNPWQYADLATE